The proteins below are encoded in one region of Drosophila santomea strain STO CAGO 1482 chromosome 3R, Prin_Dsan_1.1, whole genome shotgun sequence:
- the LOC120452011 gene encoding probable serine/threonine-protein kinase MARK-A isoform X3, which produces MRGTIFPTSTVCRCLFVTTTLALVSAALFRCDLWSLGVIAYILLCGYPPFSGNCGEDCGWNRGENCRTCQELLFESIQEGHFSFPEAEWHDVSDEAKDLISNLLVKQAAKRLSAEAVLNHPWIRMCEHEPPANKHARRHKALQTPSNIRRNHQSAREISQFAESAMAVKRVVLQHFSMRYDYMKERPNIYQPSQAYMDAYSDENYNPKPPGHYTRNRSQRNPAASLCSYGGRMSSMHGQRANSRQSSRNASRNASAIYPNSGGFKTLNVHEEDDDDEALEAFGRIDDDDDDEWARSTREYQQRREMQQRQEALSEDHYRRQSGSEGDDVEDEDGENEDYQHYKHYWRELDEDEGDDYLYEQQQRVDDIVEEEEFEDEPKEETQADNLKLTKAYVEQVGETNVEKSKPQDDNGGYIREDLIMDNMDLEEKTQQSEFAKLTIMRKDAQKEENEIMQQHDEEKKEEIQQDDVDGAKKQGPSSDISATTITDNNKQQTPVMTTTHINNWQTGDAIEDDDVKLLDSISDLNEKLPEIYETANIVVNSAAVPAASTPAASATRPPTDNPAEDDSNVIKPTTAAEGTTMRTTFGQAAEEEKPVAQSHTAGHHSKTGRTVNFAPDAYQNDEDADIDEDDDYDEDEEEDLHEHSKQQLPSNAYTRKQRQMHQRYIVPRYQPADHVPQRQHTENWRYRTHHSQEQQPTADYRKYRPPFSTGGGGGHHGNQQRNYLGSFSHSGGAAGYKIAPMAPPMQPPPRHNSAGSSGSGSGSGGSPPSDEQSNIRNWRQDCVYARSCGMNQGPEQQRHNRSSGQRVPQQPRIGSGRFAHLQATQLMDELPDMRIGLSPPSESVLLQRRLRQQQRANDLSEYCEPATASG; this is translated from the exons ATGCGGGGCACTATCTTTCCAACCTCTACTGTTTGTAGATGTCTGTTTGTTACAACAACTCTCGCTCTCGTTTCGGCCGCTCTCTTC AGGTGCGATTTGTGGTCCTTGGGAGTCATTGCTTACATCTTGCTCTGCGGCTATCCGCCATTTTCGGGCAACTGTGGTGAGGATTGCGGCTGGAATCGCGGTGAAAACTGTCGCACGTGCCAGGAGCTGCTTTTCGAGTCCATTCAAGAAG gACACTTTTCTTTCCCGGAGGCCGAGTGGCACGATGTCAGCGATGAGGCCAAGGATCTAATTTCTAACCTGCTCGTCAAGCAGGCTGCAAAACGCCTCAGCGCCGAGGCAGTGTTGAATCACCCTTGGATTCGTATGTGCGAGCACGAGCCACCGGCCAACAAGCATGCCAGGCGCCACAAGGCTCTGCAAACGCCCAGTAACATCCGACG CAATCACCAGTCGGCAAGGGAAATCTCGCAGTTTGCCGAATCTGCCATGGCCGTCAAGCGCGTGGTCCTACAGCATTTCTCGATGCGCTACGATTATATGAAAGAGCGTCCCAATATCTACCAGCCATCGCAGGCCTACATGGACGCCTATAGCGATGAAAACTACAATCCCAAGCCGCCGGGCCATTACACTCGCAATCGCTCGCAGCGCAATCCCGCTGCCTCCTTGTGCAGCTACGGAGGGCGTATGTCCTCAATGCACGGCCAGCGGGCTAATAGCCGTCAGTCTTCCCGAAATGCTTCTCGCAATGCATCTGCAATTTATCCGAATAGCGGGGGCTTTAAGACTTTGAATGTTCATGAGGAAGATGACGACGATGAAGCTCTCGAGGCATTTGGCCGCAtcgacgatgatgatgacgatgagtGGGCGAGGTCAACGAGGGAATATCAGCAGCGGCGTGAGATGCAACAGCGCCAGGAGGCGCTTAGCGAGGATCACTATAGGCGTCAGAGCGGAAGCGAGGGCGACGATGTGGAAGATGAGGATGGAGAGAATGAGGACTATCAGCACTATAAGCATTATTGGCGCGAATtggacgaggacgagggcGACGACTATTTGtatgagcagcagcagcgcgtCGATGATATagtcgaggaggaggagttcgAGGATGAACCAAAGGAGGAAACTCAAGCTGACAATCTAAAGCTAACGAAAGCTTACGTGGAGCAAGTTGGCGAGACCAATGTGGAGAAATCGAAGCCACAGGACGATAACGGTGGGTATATAAGGGAGGACCTTATTATGGATAATATGGATTTGGAGGAAAAAACTCAGCAAAGCGAATTTGCTAAGCTCACCATAATGCGCAAAGATGCGCAGAAGGAGGAGAATGAGATAATGCAGCAGCATGATgaggagaagaaggaggaAATACAGCAGGATGATGTTGATGGGGCTAAGAAGCAAGGACCATCAAGTGATATTAGTGCTACTACCATCACCGATAATAACAAGCAGCAAACACCAGTTATGACTACTACACACATTAacaactggcaaactggcgaTGCAATTGAAGATGATGATGTTAAACTATTGGATAGTATTAGTGATTTAAATGAAAAGCTACCTGAAATTTATGAGACTGCAAATATTGTTGTCAACTCAGCGGCAGTGCCAGCAGCATCGacaccagcagcatcagcaacacGCCCACCAACAGATAACCCAGCGGAAGATGATTCGAACGTAATCAAACCGACAACTGCTGCTGAGGGGACAACAATGCGAACGACTTTTGGCCAGGCAGCTGAAGAAGAAAAGCCTGTAGCCCAATCCCACACCGCTGGTCACCACAGCAAGACCGGCCGCACTGTTAACTTTGCCCCCGATGCATATCAGAACGACGAGGATGCCGATATCGATGAGGACGACGACtacgacgaggatgaggaggaggatcTGCACGAGCACAGCAAGCAACAGCTGCCTTCCAATGCCTACACTCGGAAGCAGCGACAGATGCACCAGCGGTACATTGTGCCACGCTACCAGCCTGCGGATCACGTTCCTCAGAGGCAGCACACAGAAAACTGGCGTTATCGCACCCATCACtcgcaggagcagcagccgaCAGCGGACTATCGCAAGTATCGCCCGCCGTTTAGCACCGGAGGCGGAGGTGGCCACCATGGCAACCAGCAGCGCAATTACTTGGGGAGCTTCTCGCACAGCGGCGGTGCCGCTGGTTACAAGATTGCTCCAATGGCGCCACCAATGCAGCCGCCTCCGCGGCACAACAGCGCCggaagcagtggcagtggcagcggcagcggcggaTCTCCGCCATCTGATGAGCAGTCGAACATTCGTAATTGGCGTCAGGATTGTGTTTACGCCCGCAGTTGCGGCATGAACCAGGGGCCGGAACAGCAGCGGCACAACCGTTCGTCGGGCCAGCGTGTCCCGCAGCAACCGCGGATTGGCAGTGGGCGCTTCGCACACCTGCAGGCGACCCAATTGATGGATGAGTTGCCTGATATGAGGATTGGCCTTTCGCCGCCGAGCGAGAGTGTGCTGCTCCAACGGCGCCTACGCCAGCAACAGCGGGCCAACGATTTGTCCGAGTACTGCGAACCGGCCACCGCCAGTGGTTAG
- the LOC120452011 gene encoding probable serine/threonine-protein kinase MARK-C isoform X2, giving the protein MLDGQNELTRYSSEDVSGNESSEAPNMTEVERQAELNRHKEEMQKKRRKKRISSSLHSSTFQELYKLTGEILGEGAYASVQTCVNIYTDLEYAVKVIDKIPGHARARVFREVETFHHCQGHLGILQLIEFFEDDEKFYLVFEKINGGPLLTRIQEHICFSEHEASQIIKEIASGLDFLHKKGIAHRDLKPENILCVKTDSLCPIKICDFDLGSGIKFTTDISSPAATPQLLTPVGSAEFMAPEVVDLFVGEAHYYDKRCDLWSLGVIAYILLCGYPPFSGNCGEDCGWNRGENCRTCQELLFESIQEGHFSFPEAEWHDVSDEAKDLISNLLVKQAAKRLSAEAVLNHPWIRMCEHEPPANKHARRHKALQTPSNIRRNHQSAREISQFAESAMAVKRVVLQHFSMRYDYMKERPNIYQPSQAYMDAYSDENYNPKPPGHYTRNRSQRNPAASLCSYGGRMSSMHGQRANSRQSSRNASRNASAIYPNSGGFKTLNVHEEDDDDEALEAFGRIDDDDDDEWARSTREYQQRREMQQRQEALSEDHYRRQSGSEGDDVEDEDGENEDYQHYKHYWRELDEDEGDDYLYEQQQRVDDIVEEEEFEDEPKEETQADNLKLTKAYVEQVGETNVEKSKPQDDNGGYIREDLIMDNMDLEEKTQQSEFAKLTIMRKDAQKEENEIMQQHDEEKKEEIQQDDVDGAKKQGPSSDISATTITDNNKQQTPVMTTTHINNWQTGDAIEDDDVKLLDSISDLNEKLPEIYETANIVVNSAAVPAASTPAASATRPPTDNPAEDDSNVIKPTTAAEGTTMRTTFGQAAEEEKPVAQSHTAGHHSKTGRTVNFAPDAYQNDEDADIDEDDDYDEDEEEDLHEHSKQQLPSNAYTRKQRQMHQRYIVPRYQPADHVPQRQHTENWRYRTHHSQEQQPTADYRKYRPPFSTGGGGGHHGNQQRNYLGSFSHSGGAAGYKIAPMAPPMQPPPRHNSAGSSGSGSGSGGSPPSDEQSNIRNWRQDCVYARSCGMNQGPEQQRHNRSSGQRVPQQPRIGSGRFAHLQATQLMDELPDMRIGLSPPSESVLLQRRLRQQQRANDLSEYCEPATASG; this is encoded by the exons ATGTTGG ACGGACAGAATGAGCTGACGCGCTACAGCAGCGAGGATGTGTCGGGCAATGAGTCCAGCGAGGCGCCCAACATGACCGAGGTGGAACGCCAGGCGGAGCTTAACAGGCACAAGGAGGAGATGCAGAAGAAGCGGCGCAAGAAACGCATCAGTTCCTCTCTACATTCGTCAACCTTTCAGG AGCTGTACAAGCTGACTGGCGAGATTCTTGGCGAGGGAGCCTACGCATCGGTGCAAACTTGCGTTAACATCTACACCGATCTGGAGTACGCCGTGAAGGTGATCGATAAGATACCGGGACATGCGCGTGCACGTGTATTTCGCGAAGTGGAGACATTCCATCACTGCCAGGGCCATTTGGGCATCTTGCAACTGATCGAATTCTTCGAGGATGACGAAAAGTTCTACCTGGTATTCGAGAAGATCAACGGTGGTCCATTGCTAACGCGCATTCAGGAGCACATTTGCTTTTCTGAGCACGAGGCTTCGCAGATAATCAAGGAGATCGCCTCCGGACTCGATTTTCTGCACAAGAAGGGCATTGCCCATCGTGATCTCAAGCCGGAGAATATTTTGTGTGTCAAGACGGATTCGCTGTGCCCAATCAAGATTTGCGACTTTGATTTGGGTTCGGGGATTAAGTTCACCACGGATATCTCGTCGCCAGCAGCCACTCCCCAGTTATTGACACCA GTTGGCAGTGCCGAGTTTATGGCTCCGGAAGTGGTCGATTTGTTTGTGGGCGAGGCACACTATTACGATAAGAGGTGCGATTTGTGGTCCTTGGGAGTCATTGCTTACATCTTGCTCTGCGGCTATCCGCCATTTTCGGGCAACTGTGGTGAGGATTGCGGCTGGAATCGCGGTGAAAACTGTCGCACGTGCCAGGAGCTGCTTTTCGAGTCCATTCAAGAAG gACACTTTTCTTTCCCGGAGGCCGAGTGGCACGATGTCAGCGATGAGGCCAAGGATCTAATTTCTAACCTGCTCGTCAAGCAGGCTGCAAAACGCCTCAGCGCCGAGGCAGTGTTGAATCACCCTTGGATTCGTATGTGCGAGCACGAGCCACCGGCCAACAAGCATGCCAGGCGCCACAAGGCTCTGCAAACGCCCAGTAACATCCGACG CAATCACCAGTCGGCAAGGGAAATCTCGCAGTTTGCCGAATCTGCCATGGCCGTCAAGCGCGTGGTCCTACAGCATTTCTCGATGCGCTACGATTATATGAAAGAGCGTCCCAATATCTACCAGCCATCGCAGGCCTACATGGACGCCTATAGCGATGAAAACTACAATCCCAAGCCGCCGGGCCATTACACTCGCAATCGCTCGCAGCGCAATCCCGCTGCCTCCTTGTGCAGCTACGGAGGGCGTATGTCCTCAATGCACGGCCAGCGGGCTAATAGCCGTCAGTCTTCCCGAAATGCTTCTCGCAATGCATCTGCAATTTATCCGAATAGCGGGGGCTTTAAGACTTTGAATGTTCATGAGGAAGATGACGACGATGAAGCTCTCGAGGCATTTGGCCGCAtcgacgatgatgatgacgatgagtGGGCGAGGTCAACGAGGGAATATCAGCAGCGGCGTGAGATGCAACAGCGCCAGGAGGCGCTTAGCGAGGATCACTATAGGCGTCAGAGCGGAAGCGAGGGCGACGATGTGGAAGATGAGGATGGAGAGAATGAGGACTATCAGCACTATAAGCATTATTGGCGCGAATtggacgaggacgagggcGACGACTATTTGtatgagcagcagcagcgcgtCGATGATATagtcgaggaggaggagttcgAGGATGAACCAAAGGAGGAAACTCAAGCTGACAATCTAAAGCTAACGAAAGCTTACGTGGAGCAAGTTGGCGAGACCAATGTGGAGAAATCGAAGCCACAGGACGATAACGGTGGGTATATAAGGGAGGACCTTATTATGGATAATATGGATTTGGAGGAAAAAACTCAGCAAAGCGAATTTGCTAAGCTCACCATAATGCGCAAAGATGCGCAGAAGGAGGAGAATGAGATAATGCAGCAGCATGATgaggagaagaaggaggaAATACAGCAGGATGATGTTGATGGGGCTAAGAAGCAAGGACCATCAAGTGATATTAGTGCTACTACCATCACCGATAATAACAAGCAGCAAACACCAGTTATGACTACTACACACATTAacaactggcaaactggcgaTGCAATTGAAGATGATGATGTTAAACTATTGGATAGTATTAGTGATTTAAATGAAAAGCTACCTGAAATTTATGAGACTGCAAATATTGTTGTCAACTCAGCGGCAGTGCCAGCAGCATCGacaccagcagcatcagcaacacGCCCACCAACAGATAACCCAGCGGAAGATGATTCGAACGTAATCAAACCGACAACTGCTGCTGAGGGGACAACAATGCGAACGACTTTTGGCCAGGCAGCTGAAGAAGAAAAGCCTGTAGCCCAATCCCACACCGCTGGTCACCACAGCAAGACCGGCCGCACTGTTAACTTTGCCCCCGATGCATATCAGAACGACGAGGATGCCGATATCGATGAGGACGACGACtacgacgaggatgaggaggaggatcTGCACGAGCACAGCAAGCAACAGCTGCCTTCCAATGCCTACACTCGGAAGCAGCGACAGATGCACCAGCGGTACATTGTGCCACGCTACCAGCCTGCGGATCACGTTCCTCAGAGGCAGCACACAGAAAACTGGCGTTATCGCACCCATCACtcgcaggagcagcagccgaCAGCGGACTATCGCAAGTATCGCCCGCCGTTTAGCACCGGAGGCGGAGGTGGCCACCATGGCAACCAGCAGCGCAATTACTTGGGGAGCTTCTCGCACAGCGGCGGTGCCGCTGGTTACAAGATTGCTCCAATGGCGCCACCAATGCAGCCGCCTCCGCGGCACAACAGCGCCggaagcagtggcagtggcagcggcagcggcggaTCTCCGCCATCTGATGAGCAGTCGAACATTCGTAATTGGCGTCAGGATTGTGTTTACGCCCGCAGTTGCGGCATGAACCAGGGGCCGGAACAGCAGCGGCACAACCGTTCGTCGGGCCAGCGTGTCCCGCAGCAACCGCGGATTGGCAGTGGGCGCTTCGCACACCTGCAGGCGACCCAATTGATGGATGAGTTGCCTGATATGAGGATTGGCCTTTCGCCGCCGAGCGAGAGTGTGCTGCTCCAACGGCGCCTACGCCAGCAACAGCGGGCCAACGATTTGTCCGAGTACTGCGAACCGGCCACCGCCAGTGGTTAG
- the LOC120452011 gene encoding probable serine/threonine-protein kinase MARK-C isoform X1, with protein sequence MVELEEHKSGTAASAANASNNNNNNHPRGSGDSGIRSGSGISCSNTDNSCSQSQSDGQNELTRYSSEDVSGNESSEAPNMTEVERQAELNRHKEEMQKKRRKKRISSSLHSSTFQELYKLTGEILGEGAYASVQTCVNIYTDLEYAVKVIDKIPGHARARVFREVETFHHCQGHLGILQLIEFFEDDEKFYLVFEKINGGPLLTRIQEHICFSEHEASQIIKEIASGLDFLHKKGIAHRDLKPENILCVKTDSLCPIKICDFDLGSGIKFTTDISSPAATPQLLTPVGSAEFMAPEVVDLFVGEAHYYDKRCDLWSLGVIAYILLCGYPPFSGNCGEDCGWNRGENCRTCQELLFESIQEGHFSFPEAEWHDVSDEAKDLISNLLVKQAAKRLSAEAVLNHPWIRMCEHEPPANKHARRHKALQTPSNIRRNHQSAREISQFAESAMAVKRVVLQHFSMRYDYMKERPNIYQPSQAYMDAYSDENYNPKPPGHYTRNRSQRNPAASLCSYGGRMSSMHGQRANSRQSSRNASRNASAIYPNSGGFKTLNVHEEDDDDEALEAFGRIDDDDDDEWARSTREYQQRREMQQRQEALSEDHYRRQSGSEGDDVEDEDGENEDYQHYKHYWRELDEDEGDDYLYEQQQRVDDIVEEEEFEDEPKEETQADNLKLTKAYVEQVGETNVEKSKPQDDNGGYIREDLIMDNMDLEEKTQQSEFAKLTIMRKDAQKEENEIMQQHDEEKKEEIQQDDVDGAKKQGPSSDISATTITDNNKQQTPVMTTTHINNWQTGDAIEDDDVKLLDSISDLNEKLPEIYETANIVVNSAAVPAASTPAASATRPPTDNPAEDDSNVIKPTTAAEGTTMRTTFGQAAEEEKPVAQSHTAGHHSKTGRTVNFAPDAYQNDEDADIDEDDDYDEDEEEDLHEHSKQQLPSNAYTRKQRQMHQRYIVPRYQPADHVPQRQHTENWRYRTHHSQEQQPTADYRKYRPPFSTGGGGGHHGNQQRNYLGSFSHSGGAAGYKIAPMAPPMQPPPRHNSAGSSGSGSGSGGSPPSDEQSNIRNWRQDCVYARSCGMNQGPEQQRHNRSSGQRVPQQPRIGSGRFAHLQATQLMDELPDMRIGLSPPSESVLLQRRLRQQQRANDLSEYCEPATASG encoded by the exons AtggtggagctggaggagcacaAGTCCGGGACAGCTGCCTCTGCTGCCAAtgcaagcaacaacaacaacaacaatcaccCCCGTGGATCTGGGGACAGCGGCATCCGGAGTGGCAGCGGCATTTCCTGCAGCAACACGGACAACAGCTGCAGCCAGAGTCAGTCAG ACGGACAGAATGAGCTGACGCGCTACAGCAGCGAGGATGTGTCGGGCAATGAGTCCAGCGAGGCGCCCAACATGACCGAGGTGGAACGCCAGGCGGAGCTTAACAGGCACAAGGAGGAGATGCAGAAGAAGCGGCGCAAGAAACGCATCAGTTCCTCTCTACATTCGTCAACCTTTCAGG AGCTGTACAAGCTGACTGGCGAGATTCTTGGCGAGGGAGCCTACGCATCGGTGCAAACTTGCGTTAACATCTACACCGATCTGGAGTACGCCGTGAAGGTGATCGATAAGATACCGGGACATGCGCGTGCACGTGTATTTCGCGAAGTGGAGACATTCCATCACTGCCAGGGCCATTTGGGCATCTTGCAACTGATCGAATTCTTCGAGGATGACGAAAAGTTCTACCTGGTATTCGAGAAGATCAACGGTGGTCCATTGCTAACGCGCATTCAGGAGCACATTTGCTTTTCTGAGCACGAGGCTTCGCAGATAATCAAGGAGATCGCCTCCGGACTCGATTTTCTGCACAAGAAGGGCATTGCCCATCGTGATCTCAAGCCGGAGAATATTTTGTGTGTCAAGACGGATTCGCTGTGCCCAATCAAGATTTGCGACTTTGATTTGGGTTCGGGGATTAAGTTCACCACGGATATCTCGTCGCCAGCAGCCACTCCCCAGTTATTGACACCA GTTGGCAGTGCCGAGTTTATGGCTCCGGAAGTGGTCGATTTGTTTGTGGGCGAGGCACACTATTACGATAAGAGGTGCGATTTGTGGTCCTTGGGAGTCATTGCTTACATCTTGCTCTGCGGCTATCCGCCATTTTCGGGCAACTGTGGTGAGGATTGCGGCTGGAATCGCGGTGAAAACTGTCGCACGTGCCAGGAGCTGCTTTTCGAGTCCATTCAAGAAG gACACTTTTCTTTCCCGGAGGCCGAGTGGCACGATGTCAGCGATGAGGCCAAGGATCTAATTTCTAACCTGCTCGTCAAGCAGGCTGCAAAACGCCTCAGCGCCGAGGCAGTGTTGAATCACCCTTGGATTCGTATGTGCGAGCACGAGCCACCGGCCAACAAGCATGCCAGGCGCCACAAGGCTCTGCAAACGCCCAGTAACATCCGACG CAATCACCAGTCGGCAAGGGAAATCTCGCAGTTTGCCGAATCTGCCATGGCCGTCAAGCGCGTGGTCCTACAGCATTTCTCGATGCGCTACGATTATATGAAAGAGCGTCCCAATATCTACCAGCCATCGCAGGCCTACATGGACGCCTATAGCGATGAAAACTACAATCCCAAGCCGCCGGGCCATTACACTCGCAATCGCTCGCAGCGCAATCCCGCTGCCTCCTTGTGCAGCTACGGAGGGCGTATGTCCTCAATGCACGGCCAGCGGGCTAATAGCCGTCAGTCTTCCCGAAATGCTTCTCGCAATGCATCTGCAATTTATCCGAATAGCGGGGGCTTTAAGACTTTGAATGTTCATGAGGAAGATGACGACGATGAAGCTCTCGAGGCATTTGGCCGCAtcgacgatgatgatgacgatgagtGGGCGAGGTCAACGAGGGAATATCAGCAGCGGCGTGAGATGCAACAGCGCCAGGAGGCGCTTAGCGAGGATCACTATAGGCGTCAGAGCGGAAGCGAGGGCGACGATGTGGAAGATGAGGATGGAGAGAATGAGGACTATCAGCACTATAAGCATTATTGGCGCGAATtggacgaggacgagggcGACGACTATTTGtatgagcagcagcagcgcgtCGATGATATagtcgaggaggaggagttcgAGGATGAACCAAAGGAGGAAACTCAAGCTGACAATCTAAAGCTAACGAAAGCTTACGTGGAGCAAGTTGGCGAGACCAATGTGGAGAAATCGAAGCCACAGGACGATAACGGTGGGTATATAAGGGAGGACCTTATTATGGATAATATGGATTTGGAGGAAAAAACTCAGCAAAGCGAATTTGCTAAGCTCACCATAATGCGCAAAGATGCGCAGAAGGAGGAGAATGAGATAATGCAGCAGCATGATgaggagaagaaggaggaAATACAGCAGGATGATGTTGATGGGGCTAAGAAGCAAGGACCATCAAGTGATATTAGTGCTACTACCATCACCGATAATAACAAGCAGCAAACACCAGTTATGACTACTACACACATTAacaactggcaaactggcgaTGCAATTGAAGATGATGATGTTAAACTATTGGATAGTATTAGTGATTTAAATGAAAAGCTACCTGAAATTTATGAGACTGCAAATATTGTTGTCAACTCAGCGGCAGTGCCAGCAGCATCGacaccagcagcatcagcaacacGCCCACCAACAGATAACCCAGCGGAAGATGATTCGAACGTAATCAAACCGACAACTGCTGCTGAGGGGACAACAATGCGAACGACTTTTGGCCAGGCAGCTGAAGAAGAAAAGCCTGTAGCCCAATCCCACACCGCTGGTCACCACAGCAAGACCGGCCGCACTGTTAACTTTGCCCCCGATGCATATCAGAACGACGAGGATGCCGATATCGATGAGGACGACGACtacgacgaggatgaggaggaggatcTGCACGAGCACAGCAAGCAACAGCTGCCTTCCAATGCCTACACTCGGAAGCAGCGACAGATGCACCAGCGGTACATTGTGCCACGCTACCAGCCTGCGGATCACGTTCCTCAGAGGCAGCACACAGAAAACTGGCGTTATCGCACCCATCACtcgcaggagcagcagccgaCAGCGGACTATCGCAAGTATCGCCCGCCGTTTAGCACCGGAGGCGGAGGTGGCCACCATGGCAACCAGCAGCGCAATTACTTGGGGAGCTTCTCGCACAGCGGCGGTGCCGCTGGTTACAAGATTGCTCCAATGGCGCCACCAATGCAGCCGCCTCCGCGGCACAACAGCGCCggaagcagtggcagtggcagcggcagcggcggaTCTCCGCCATCTGATGAGCAGTCGAACATTCGTAATTGGCGTCAGGATTGTGTTTACGCCCGCAGTTGCGGCATGAACCAGGGGCCGGAACAGCAGCGGCACAACCGTTCGTCGGGCCAGCGTGTCCCGCAGCAACCGCGGATTGGCAGTGGGCGCTTCGCACACCTGCAGGCGACCCAATTGATGGATGAGTTGCCTGATATGAGGATTGGCCTTTCGCCGCCGAGCGAGAGTGTGCTGCTCCAACGGCGCCTACGCCAGCAACAGCGGGCCAACGATTTGTCCGAGTACTGCGAACCGGCCACCGCCAGTGGTTAG